The following are encoded together in the Candidatus Kaelpia aquatica genome:
- the rpsM gene encoding 30S ribosomal protein S13 — MARIVGVELPKNKRIEIALTYIFGIGTTRAREILKDCGMDKNKKTDQLTDDEVSHLADFIQKTYTVEGELRREVQQDIRHLIEIGSYRGRRHKLGLPVRGQRTKTNARTRKGPSAIKIKRKKKEA; from the coding sequence ATGGCAAGAATAGTTGGTGTTGAACTTCCTAAAAATAAAAGAATAGAGATTGCTTTAACTTATATTTTTGGAATTGGTACCACAAGAGCTCGGGAGATACTTAAAGATTGCGGTATGGACAAAAACAAGAAGACAGACCAGCTTACCGATGATGAGGTTTCTCATCTAGCTGATTTTATACAGAAGACCTATACGGTAGAAGGAGAGCTCAGGCGCGAGGTTCAGCAGGACATAAGACACCTGATAGAGATAGGCTCTTATCGTGGTAGAAGACATAAATTAGGCTTACCTGTAAGAGGCCAGAGAACAAAGACAAATGCCAGAACAAGGAAGGGGCCTAGTGCGATTAAGATTAAGAGGAAGA